From one Oscillatoria sp. FACHB-1407 genomic stretch:
- a CDS encoding DUF3172 domain-containing protein codes for MRRRPKAPPRSPSRPPLDRDVERPSNGGGRSPLSSAFNYVNIAIIAAVFILGIGIGIAFSSTASFSPENVASREVIDRSAPNPELCQQFGASAITMDMRAFVTLNPFSVYVSQPRMEPGCVLRNTNWAVLERKNLINQQQVNQCRQRMNTFAFTGDIEVGTGNPKVDCVYQNDAAQNLFLNQPGFGASPPETDRF; via the coding sequence ATGAGACGTAGACCAAAAGCACCTCCCCGATCGCCTTCAAGACCTCCTCTAGATCGGGATGTAGAGCGTCCCTCTAACGGTGGAGGGCGATCGCCCCTAAGTTCGGCATTTAATTATGTCAACATTGCCATTATTGCGGCCGTGTTTATTTTGGGCATTGGTATTGGGATTGCTTTTAGTTCAACGGCTAGCTTTAGCCCTGAGAATGTGGCATCCCGTGAGGTGATTGACCGCAGTGCCCCTAACCCTGAGTTGTGTCAGCAGTTTGGAGCCAGTGCGATCACGATGGATATGCGGGCGTTTGTCACCTTGAACCCGTTTAGTGTGTATGTGTCTCAACCACGGATGGAACCGGGTTGCGTCCTGCGGAATACGAACTGGGCGGTGTTGGAGCGTAAGAACCTGATTAACCAGCAACAAGTGAACCAGTGTCGGCAACGGATGAATACGTTTGCGTTTACGGGAGATATTGAGGTGGGTACGGGCAATCCGAAGGTAGATTGTGTGTACCAGAATGATGCGGCTCAAAACCTGTTCTTGAATCAACCTGGGTTTGGTGCGTCTCCTCCTGAAACCGATCGCTTCTAA
- a CDS encoding DUF1802 family protein, with protein MILQDNSVLISTALSLPSIEINALIEGRTIVCSSKMFIKAGRTFALCPSEVDVNLSIKDWYHSSLIASDKSVSIDLSTPKKTVHAWAECESCQIIDNTASLSTLSKMTVWTVEALKALLSQQQRIFLVHLRVYKLQPIVEVLLKQKGQFAIMQNPISVTRISPVLDEKTFAQCKQKILELKPSPYPELENLQEELSKMGHSYPSAKELEDDIKSFLGFADSHKKINSELAWIGTITDLGNRSKEQDTGKSSYQAGTDFENIVRDSLIFLGFTVDESHKGGAGGLDLFCSKPYSLVGECKAGRKIPNDTAVQLLNLGTIRLEDKETFNKSAKVIIGPGEPTEQLKEAAKKHGMAIINPSTLEKLVKLHHDYPIDLFKLKACLVGGQADDEVEKFIERSIQAAKLRSHVVQLVKRLLDNSHYDDVDLDQLHAVYGFDNPPQSLNREELSEILVELSSPLTGYLGRRKGNDGRDRFYYLRDLPVE; from the coding sequence GTGATATTGCAGGATAATTCAGTTCTAATTTCAACTGCTCTCAGTCTACCTTCAATTGAAATTAATGCTCTTATTGAAGGGAGAACAATAGTCTGTAGCTCCAAGATGTTTATTAAAGCTGGACGAACATTTGCTTTATGTCCATCAGAAGTTGATGTAAATTTATCAATTAAAGATTGGTATCATTCAAGTTTGATTGCTTCAGATAAGTCTGTAAGTATAGATCTAAGTACACCAAAGAAAACAGTTCACGCATGGGCAGAATGTGAATCTTGCCAAATTATTGACAATACTGCTTCACTATCAACTCTGTCCAAAATGACCGTTTGGACTGTAGAAGCTTTGAAAGCACTGTTATCTCAACAACAGCGAATATTTCTAGTTCATTTACGTGTCTATAAACTACAGCCAATAGTTGAGGTTTTACTTAAACAGAAAGGACAGTTTGCTATTATGCAAAATCCTATTTCTGTAACTAGGATCTCACCCGTTTTAGATGAGAAAACCTTTGCTCAATGCAAGCAAAAAATTCTTGAGCTTAAACCATCTCCATATCCTGAATTAGAGAATTTACAGGAAGAACTCTCTAAAATGGGTCACTCTTATCCATCAGCTAAAGAATTAGAAGATGACATTAAGTCATTTTTAGGCTTTGCTGATTCACATAAGAAAATAAATTCAGAATTGGCTTGGATTGGAACTATTACAGATTTAGGTAATCGTAGTAAGGAGCAAGATACTGGTAAAAGTAGCTATCAAGCAGGAACAGATTTTGAAAATATAGTGCGCGACAGTCTTATATTTTTGGGCTTTACTGTTGATGAATCCCACAAAGGTGGTGCAGGAGGGTTAGATTTATTCTGTTCAAAGCCTTACTCTTTAGTTGGTGAATGTAAAGCAGGTAGAAAGATTCCAAACGATACAGCTGTTCAACTCTTAAATCTTGGAACAATCCGTCTTGAAGACAAAGAAACTTTCAACAAATCTGCAAAAGTAATCATCGGCCCTGGTGAACCCACCGAACAATTAAAAGAAGCAGCTAAAAAACACGGTATGGCAATCATCAACCCTTCAACCCTTGAAAAACTCGTTAAGCTTCATCACGACTACCCGATTGACCTATTCAAGCTCAAAGCCTGTCTCGTCGGTGGTCAAGCCGATGATGAGGTCGAAAAGTTTATTGAGCGAAGTATCCAAGCAGCGAAACTAAGATCTCATGTTGTTCAACTTGTGAAACGTCTCCTAGATAACTCGCATTATGACGATGTGGATCTTGACCAACTTCATGCAGTTTATGGTTTTGACAATCCACCTCAGTCCTTAAATCGAGAAGAACTAAGTGAGATTTTGGTTGAACTGTCCTCTCCTCTTACAGGCTATTTAGGGCGAAGAAAAGGCAATGATGGGCGCGATCGCTTCTATTACCTACGCGATTTACCTGTTGAGTGA
- the malQ gene encoding 4-alpha-glucanotransferase — MPFPRASGILLHPTSFPGRFGIGDLGTAAYHFIDFLTNSGQQIWQVLPLGPTGHGNSPYMSYSSMAGNHLLISPDMLRDQGFLDDSDLHHIPEFPLDHVDYDAVIATKTPLLIKAAENFHARATTEQRQHFEEFCASRAFWLNDYALFMALKTAHDGASWHQWDEAIAKRDPDAMEKWRLQLTNEVFYHKYVQYEFFRQWSAVKTYANERGISIIGDIPIYVAHDSADVWAFPQYFHLDSETGEVSLMAGVPPDYFSATGQLWGNPIYKWDVIEKTNFHWWIQRFRALLEFVDLIRIDHFRGFCAYWAVAQGEETAINGEWVEAPGVAFFNTLRQELGSLPILAEDLGVITPDVEALRDRFEFPGMKILQFAFGSDNDNPFLPFNYVRNSVVYTGTHDNDTTQGWFANLSDYERGRLLSYLGCTSNDGIHWDLIRLALSSIANQALIPLQDVLGLGSDARMNFPGKADGNWAWRYRPEALFTGHSDHLRHLTTTYGRAPRPRAHQS; from the coding sequence ATGCCGTTTCCAAGAGCCAGTGGTATTCTTTTGCACCCAACGTCGTTTCCCGGTCGCTTTGGCATTGGAGATTTAGGAACAGCCGCTTATCACTTCATCGATTTTCTAACCAACAGTGGTCAGCAAATCTGGCAGGTGTTGCCACTGGGTCCCACAGGGCACGGCAACTCGCCCTACATGTCTTATTCATCGATGGCGGGTAATCATCTGTTGATCAGCCCTGACATGTTGCGTGATCAGGGGTTTTTAGACGATTCAGATCTTCATCACATTCCAGAGTTTCCGTTAGATCACGTTGACTATGACGCGGTGATCGCGACGAAAACTCCCTTACTCATAAAAGCGGCTGAAAATTTTCATGCCAGAGCCACGACCGAACAGCGACAGCATTTTGAAGAATTTTGTGCAAGTCGGGCGTTTTGGCTGAATGACTACGCCCTGTTTATGGCGTTGAAAACGGCTCACGATGGGGCAAGTTGGCATCAATGGGATGAGGCGATCGCCAAACGTGACCCGGACGCCATGGAAAAATGGCGATTGCAATTGACCAACGAAGTTTTTTACCACAAGTATGTGCAGTACGAATTCTTTCGGCAGTGGTCTGCCGTCAAAACCTACGCCAATGAGCGAGGCATTAGCATTATTGGGGATATCCCCATCTATGTAGCCCACGACAGTGCTGATGTTTGGGCATTTCCGCAGTATTTTCACCTCGACTCCGAAACAGGCGAAGTGTCTCTCATGGCGGGTGTGCCACCCGACTACTTCAGTGCGACGGGGCAACTCTGGGGCAACCCTATCTATAAGTGGGACGTGATTGAGAAGACCAACTTCCATTGGTGGATTCAACGATTCCGCGCTCTGTTAGAGTTTGTCGATCTAATTCGGATTGACCACTTTCGAGGGTTTTGTGCCTATTGGGCAGTGGCTCAAGGTGAAGAGACAGCGATTAATGGCGAGTGGGTTGAGGCTCCGGGAGTTGCTTTCTTCAATACCCTGCGGCAAGAACTCGGCAGTTTGCCCATCCTGGCAGAAGATTTGGGTGTGATTACCCCAGATGTTGAAGCCCTGCGCGATCGCTTCGAGTTTCCCGGTATGAAGATCTTGCAGTTTGCCTTTGGCTCCGACAACGACAATCCCTTTTTACCCTTCAACTACGTCCGTAACTCGGTGGTCTACACCGGAACGCACGACAACGACACCACTCAGGGCTGGTTTGCTAACCTCTCCGACTATGAACGAGGTCGCCTGTTGAGCTATTTAGGATGCACCAGCAATGACGGCATCCACTGGGATCTGATTCGTCTGGCACTCAGTTCGATCGCTAACCAGGCACTCATCCCCCTGCAAGATGTGTTGGGGCTAGGCAGTGATGCCCGCATGAACTTTCCGGGCAAAGCCGATGGTAACTGGGCTTGGCGATATCGACCAGAAGCACTGTTTACCGGACATAGCGATCACCTCCGTCATCTGACTACAACCTACGGACGTGCCCCCAGACCTAGAGCACACCAATCATAA
- a CDS encoding L-lactate dehydrogenase produces MFENFFVAHPSSDLQIDPIRPRKGMIIGAGQVGMACAYSMLIQNTLDEMVLVDVAKDKLEGEVMDLVHGLPFVEPTAVRGGAIADGAGADIVVVTAGVGQKPGESRLSLVQRNVELLKKLIPEIVQHCPNAILLMVSNPVDILTYAALKLSNLPSSRVIGSGTVLDTARFRYLLAQKLQIDPRSLHAYVIGEHGDSEVPVWSRLNVAGTPLYEAATEENPDADQAALQEVFVQVKNAAYEIIQRKGYTSYAIGLAVTQIVQAILRNQNRVLTVSSLMNGVNGLQDVCLSLPSVVNRQGVTRVLKTSLSDREHAQLQQSAQTLKQVIEQLDL; encoded by the coding sequence ATGTTTGAGAATTTTTTTGTTGCACACCCGTCCTCGGATCTGCAAATTGACCCGATTCGCCCCCGCAAAGGCATGATTATCGGGGCAGGTCAGGTGGGGATGGCGTGTGCTTACTCGATGCTGATTCAGAACACGCTGGACGAGATGGTGTTGGTGGATGTCGCCAAAGATAAGCTCGAAGGCGAAGTGATGGATCTGGTGCATGGCTTGCCGTTTGTTGAGCCGACTGCTGTGAGAGGAGGGGCGATCGCCGATGGAGCGGGAGCCGATATCGTGGTTGTCACCGCTGGAGTTGGGCAAAAACCGGGAGAAAGTCGCTTGAGTCTGGTGCAGCGCAACGTCGAGTTGCTCAAAAAGTTGATCCCTGAGATTGTGCAGCATTGCCCAAACGCCATCCTATTGATGGTCAGCAATCCGGTAGACATTCTCACCTATGCGGCATTGAAGCTATCCAACCTGCCCTCGTCACGGGTGATCGGGTCGGGCACCGTGTTGGACACAGCCCGGTTTCGCTATCTGCTGGCGCAGAAATTGCAGATTGACCCCCGCAGTTTGCACGCCTATGTGATTGGCGAGCATGGCGACAGTGAAGTACCTGTCTGGAGTCGTTTGAATGTGGCGGGCACTCCCCTGTATGAGGCAGCTACAGAGGAGAATCCAGATGCAGACCAGGCTGCCCTGCAAGAGGTGTTTGTGCAGGTTAAAAACGCTGCCTATGAGATTATTCAACGGAAGGGCTACACCAGCTACGCGATCGGGTTGGCGGTGACGCAGATTGTGCAAGCCATCCTCCGCAATCAGAATCGCGTATTGACGGTGAGCAGTTTGATGAATGGTGTGAATGGCTTGCAGGATGTCTGTTTGAGCTTACCGTCGGTGGTCAATCGTCAGGGGGTGACGCGCGTGTTGAAAACGAGTTTGAGCGATCGCGAACACGCTCAGTTGCAGCAGTCAGCGCAGACGTTGAAACAGGTGATTGAGCAGCTTGATCTGTGA
- a CDS encoding YdcF family protein — protein sequence MRSPHLRRSGKPRAQRKRVGCVRRIFSLVQVLLLVFAIAVAYWQLEGYLRQPQAILVLGGATEREVYAAQFAQEHPELPIWISSGSNPEYTEWVFGEAGIDPVRLNLDFRAVDTVTNFTTLADEFKASEIKSIYLITSDYHMRRARIIGGIVFGSRGIHFRTVAVPSQQSPESVEKSIRDGARAVLWVFTGRTGSSLGRFFSQ from the coding sequence ATGCGATCGCCCCATCTTCGTCGTTCTGGCAAACCCCGCGCTCAGCGCAAACGGGTTGGGTGTGTCAGACGAATCTTTTCCCTGGTGCAGGTTCTATTGCTCGTGTTTGCGATCGCCGTTGCTTACTGGCAACTTGAGGGATATCTCAGACAACCCCAGGCAATTTTGGTGTTAGGGGGTGCAACCGAGCGGGAAGTCTATGCTGCCCAGTTTGCTCAAGAGCATCCTGAGTTACCTATTTGGATTTCATCAGGCAGCAACCCGGAATATACCGAATGGGTATTTGGTGAGGCAGGCATTGATCCTGTACGGCTCAATTTAGACTTTCGTGCGGTAGACACGGTGACTAACTTCACAACCCTCGCCGACGAATTTAAAGCCAGCGAGATCAAGAGCATCTATCTCATTACCTCTGACTACCACATGCGCCGCGCCCGCATCATCGGAGGCATTGTGTTTGGCAGTCGAGGCATCCATTTTCGTACGGTTGCAGTGCCTTCGCAGCAATCACCAGAGTCCGTTGAGAAAAGTATTCGAGATGGAGCGAGAGCCGTATTGTGGGTCTTTACCGGACGTACGGGATCGAGCCTGGGACGGTTTTTTAGTCAGTGA
- the purM gene encoding phosphoribosylformylglycinamidine cyclo-ligase → MDYREAGVDVVAGRNFVQQIRQLVESTRRPEVLGGLGGFSGLFQLPTGYQEPVLVSGTDGVGTKLKLAHQCDRHDTVGVDLVAMCVNDVLTCGAEPLFFLDYLATGKLNPEQLTQVVSGISEGCRLAGCALLGGETAEMPGFYQPGEYDLAGFCVGIVEKSQILDGSQVQVGDVAIALASQGIHSNGFSLVRKIVEVSQTQLDQPVPWQEGQSFADALLTPTRIYVKPVLAARREGLAIHGMAHITGGGLPENLPRCLGEGQSIRVNPQSWSIPPIFEWLATTGNVATPEMFNTFNMGVGFVLLVPPHEAEQVIRWFESQGLPAWAIGEVIAGSGELVFQ, encoded by the coding sequence ATGGATTATCGGGAAGCGGGTGTAGATGTCGTTGCGGGGCGCAATTTTGTCCAGCAGATCCGCCAGTTAGTTGAAAGCACTCGTCGCCCAGAAGTCTTGGGCGGTTTGGGGGGCTTTAGTGGGTTGTTTCAACTGCCAACGGGCTATCAAGAACCCGTGTTAGTCTCCGGCACCGATGGCGTGGGAACCAAACTCAAACTGGCGCACCAGTGCGATCGCCACGATACGGTTGGGGTGGATCTGGTGGCAATGTGCGTCAATGACGTTCTTACCTGTGGAGCGGAGCCACTGTTTTTTCTTGATTACCTGGCGACAGGCAAATTAAACCCAGAGCAACTGACGCAGGTGGTGTCAGGCATCAGCGAGGGATGTCGCTTAGCAGGATGCGCTCTGTTGGGGGGTGAAACCGCTGAGATGCCGGGGTTTTATCAACCGGGAGAATATGACCTGGCAGGTTTTTGTGTCGGCATTGTGGAGAAGAGCCAGATCTTAGATGGGTCGCAGGTACAAGTGGGAGATGTGGCGATCGCCCTCGCCAGTCAGGGCATCCACAGCAACGGCTTTAGTCTGGTTCGCAAAATTGTGGAAGTGAGTCAAACCCAACTCGACCAACCCGTGCCCTGGCAGGAGGGACAGTCGTTTGCTGATGCTTTGCTTACTCCGACGCGCATCTACGTCAAGCCTGTGTTAGCCGCTCGACGGGAGGGGCTAGCCATTCACGGGATGGCACACATCACCGGAGGGGGTTTGCCCGAAAACCTGCCGCGTTGTCTGGGCGAGGGGCAATCGATTCGGGTCAATCCTCAAAGCTGGTCGATTCCCCCTATCTTTGAATGGTTAGCCACGACAGGGAATGTCGCCACTCCTGAGATGTTTAACACCTTCAATATGGGGGTTGGGTTTGTGCTGTTAGTGCCTCCCCATGAGGCGGAGCAAGTCATTCGCTGGTTTGAGTCGCAGGGGTTACCTGCCTGGGCGATCGGTGAGGTCATTGCCGGGTCGGGGGAACTCGTTTTTCAATAA
- a CDS encoding cobyrinic acid a,c-diamide synthase has protein sequence MRNPRDSELELLRITTADNVLEQLPSEARLWFEGLPWYQRRYVLSLCHLMCVAPPEVQAEFLDEYTADGIVSRKLEDHEARQRVQQLLQGFNIHVELTEVVLRSYIRQFYIHSAQDARRQPDLYLESALKLVFSNEERSNVFNYISGFELLKMMFRMSWLQHERLYRLQRNQEEFITTYIKPIQYAHRINHIIVPKDEGIFFAKRSYFVQEPAISDRKLVELVMATFTTDVTSNFGFSIIRHPHSMVFDADYIYKPEQELIFR, from the coding sequence ATGAGGAACCCAAGAGATAGCGAGTTAGAGCTTCTGAGGATTACGACAGCGGATAATGTCTTAGAACAACTTCCGTCAGAGGCAAGATTGTGGTTTGAAGGCTTGCCCTGGTATCAACGCCGCTATGTTCTATCGCTGTGTCATCTGATGTGTGTCGCTCCTCCCGAAGTGCAGGCTGAATTTTTGGACGAATATACCGCAGATGGGATTGTGTCTCGCAAACTCGAAGATCACGAGGCACGGCAACGAGTCCAGCAACTTTTACAAGGCTTTAATATTCACGTTGAGTTAACTGAAGTAGTTTTACGGAGTTACATTCGCCAGTTTTACATTCACTCTGCTCAAGATGCTCGCCGACAACCGGATCTATATCTCGAATCAGCACTCAAGTTGGTATTTAGCAACGAAGAACGGAGTAACGTCTTCAACTACATTTCAGGATTTGAACTGCTCAAAATGATGTTTCGGATGAGTTGGCTACAACACGAGCGACTCTATCGACTGCAACGCAATCAGGAAGAATTTATTACAACTTACATTAAACCGATCCAATACGCCCATCGGATCAACCACATCATCGTTCCTAAGGATGAGGGCATCTTTTTCGCAAAACGTAGTTACTTTGTACAAGAACCAGCCATTTCAGACCGTAAATTGGTGGAATTAGTGATGGCGACGTTTACGACGGATGTCACCTCTAATTTTGGGTTTTCGATTATTCGTCATCCACATTCCATGGTGTTTGATGCAGATTACATCTACAAACCCGAACAAGAATTGATTTTTAGATAA
- a CDS encoding helix-turn-helix domain-containing protein: MSVQSSLEEINEIIKSNNPFDGRLVVKSQQVWGEEFPDVPLLHAHASNRIIEIIEKMKSGNLSTFGVALLAPKGIGKSHVLSRIRHHVQEQGGGLFVYMCEYGNLSHIKQQFLQGLAASLRKRGAYGVMQCQEIATALVKQALQKDFTPQQLVNQFHRILAKNPKITNQLTEKILLKVDVSDPNIIQALVWTLSPTHAPFAINWLAGRELTQAQAEVMNLPNSTREDKEVSAFDNAYETLNLVGHYMTPVICFDELDGAEFGDEDDCYNAGYTRAQIVANLAKDLYNNLKKGLIVTSMYQSTFTTEVRTLSGANAVEDRIAQETIELNTLKSEETIELVSGWLEDFYARYGLTPPHKVYPFDEKHLKEIGSGATIREVLRWCADNFGTSIDVGEKIERIYQETEESIEDFLEDNEKITNALTFAFSYLKNQTLENVTIEDLDKEVVPKSENKGFIKFKVLGKENNQDVKIGVSVLQDAHGKTVSAGLRRLTQYQTFNITRGCLIRSKTIDENWDAYKELQKLLKEMGGEWILLKEEEVRPLIALRTISRELENYGFKEEQFYQFIDQNRLILDNPLIREILSDPSGQIPDEATDEDAVIKTLEAVSEPSSETSSEDVADLVEQTVATPEDTKPDLSQLSKTQLATFELHQQGSTLGRIAQKRRLSRSTITRHFVEMIEMNQAINLDLLVPVRRQVQIRKAIEKTSNISSLRSIREHLSDSYTYDEIQLVRAKYLLERQLKEQQGDIAG, from the coding sequence ATGTCTGTGCAGTCTTCCCTAGAGGAAATCAACGAAATAATCAAAAGCAATAATCCATTTGATGGACGATTGGTTGTAAAGTCTCAACAAGTTTGGGGAGAAGAGTTTCCTGACGTTCCGTTATTACACGCTCATGCGTCTAACAGAATAATTGAAATCATAGAAAAGATGAAGTCTGGTAATCTTTCAACCTTTGGAGTAGCTCTCCTTGCACCTAAAGGTATTGGGAAAAGCCATGTTTTAAGTCGAATCCGTCATCATGTACAAGAACAAGGAGGTGGATTGTTTGTCTATATGTGTGAATATGGAAATCTCAGCCATATTAAACAACAGTTTTTACAAGGGTTAGCAGCCAGTTTAAGAAAACGAGGAGCTTATGGCGTGATGCAGTGTCAGGAGATTGCCACTGCATTAGTAAAACAAGCTCTACAAAAAGATTTTACTCCTCAACAATTGGTCAACCAATTTCACAGAATTTTAGCTAAAAACCCTAAAATTACAAACCAACTTACTGAGAAGATTTTGCTTAAAGTGGATGTTAGCGATCCTAATATTATTCAAGCTCTTGTATGGACTCTTTCACCAACCCATGCTCCTTTTGCAATTAATTGGTTAGCCGGAAGAGAACTAACACAAGCTCAGGCTGAAGTGATGAATTTGCCTAACTCTACTCGTGAGGACAAGGAAGTTTCAGCGTTTGACAATGCATACGAAACTTTAAATTTAGTGGGTCACTATATGACTCCAGTAATCTGCTTTGATGAGCTAGATGGAGCAGAGTTTGGTGATGAAGATGATTGTTATAACGCAGGTTATACAAGAGCACAGATAGTTGCTAATCTGGCGAAGGATTTATACAACAACTTAAAGAAAGGACTAATTGTTACCTCAATGTACCAAAGTACTTTCACTACTGAGGTAAGAACTCTTTCTGGAGCTAATGCTGTTGAAGATCGTATTGCTCAAGAAACTATTGAACTAAATACTCTGAAGTCTGAGGAGACAATTGAGTTAGTGTCTGGCTGGTTGGAAGATTTTTATGCTAGGTATGGTTTGACTCCTCCCCATAAAGTTTATCCGTTTGATGAGAAGCACCTCAAAGAGATTGGTTCAGGAGCAACGATTAGAGAAGTCCTACGTTGGTGTGCAGATAATTTTGGAACAAGTATTGACGTAGGAGAGAAAATCGAGCGAATTTACCAAGAAACTGAAGAGAGCATTGAAGATTTTCTCGAAGACAACGAAAAGATTACAAATGCACTTACCTTTGCATTCAGCTACCTAAAGAACCAAACTCTGGAAAATGTAACTATTGAGGATTTAGATAAGGAAGTAGTACCTAAATCTGAAAATAAGGGATTTATCAAGTTTAAGGTTCTTGGTAAGGAGAACAACCAGGATGTCAAGATTGGAGTTTCTGTGTTGCAAGATGCTCATGGCAAAACAGTGAGTGCAGGTTTAAGACGTCTCACGCAGTACCAAACATTCAATATCACTCGTGGTTGTTTAATACGTTCAAAAACAATTGATGAGAATTGGGATGCCTATAAAGAGCTTCAAAAACTTCTTAAGGAGATGGGTGGTGAGTGGATTCTTTTAAAGGAAGAAGAAGTTAGACCTTTAATTGCATTAAGGACTATTTCTAGAGAACTAGAAAATTATGGCTTTAAGGAAGAGCAGTTCTATCAATTTATTGATCAAAATCGTCTTATTCTCGATAACCCACTGATTCGAGAGATTCTTAGCGATCCCTCAGGGCAAATTCCTGATGAAGCAACTGATGAAGATGCCGTAATCAAAACTTTAGAAGCTGTATCTGAACCCTCTTCTGAAACTTCTTCCGAGGATGTCGCTGATTTAGTAGAACAAACAGTTGCTACTCCGGAAGATACAAAGCCAGATTTATCTCAGCTATCTAAAACTCAACTCGCTACATTTGAGTTACATCAGCAAGGTTCAACTCTTGGAAGGATTGCTCAAAAACGTCGCCTTAGTCGTAGTACAATCACTCGCCATTTTGTCGAAATGATTGAAATGAATCAGGCAATTAATCTAGATTTATTAGTACCCGTAAGGCGACAAGTTCAAATTAGAAAGGCGATCGAAAAAACTAGTAATATCTCTTCTTTGAGGAGTATCCGCGAACATTTGAGTGACAGCTATACCTATGACGAAATTCAGCTAGTTCGAGCTAAGTATCTCTTAGAGAGGCAACTAAAGGAACAACAAGGTGATATTGCAGGATAA
- a CDS encoding SBBP repeat-containing protein: protein MATTSQMNNSLRSARNIGNLTNSRRIQRSLLSPSDSQDYFRFNVSSQSNLTLSLTNLRANADVFLLDSRGRLIKASTKGGTRSELIQTILNADTYFVRILRRSGTTRYTLQLNSAVLAPSPNPNPTPSPSPTQNPTPSPSPSPTSASQRTQEWIRQIPTDNPAAATAAFNYSGGLAIDSFGNTFVSGYSNSPIAGGNQAGFDDAWFAKYDNTGNQQWIRRIATNTNDYIRGLSTDPAGNIYLAGLTLHSSSTGSAGFIAKYDTNGNQLWIDNSLRSNTLGDIPEVSDIAIDRSGNLYITGVTAGSLGGTNPRNFTFDAWVAKYDSNGSRLWIRQLGTAESESSTSIAVDSLGNAYIGGTTSGVLGTSNAGGSGDAWFAKYDTNGSLQWVRQFGTSGIGNEAVSGITVDSSDNVYLTGDTAGAPGQLWAENKPWLVKYNANGDRLWSTQFGTFLTDSSDIAVDGGNNIYTVGRTQNAFGSSSGGWNAYFAKFDSNGVNQWGEILSTSSEDRTSAIALDSSNNIYMSGITGGSLGRTNPREPVWDVWVAKYRQ, encoded by the coding sequence ATGGCAACGACAAGTCAAATGAACAATAGTTTGAGGTCGGCGCGTAACATAGGCAATTTGACAAATAGCCGTCGAATCCAAAGAAGTTTACTAAGTCCATCTGACTCTCAAGATTACTTTCGATTTAATGTCTCTAGTCAAAGCAATTTGACGCTTTCCCTAACGAATTTAAGGGCAAATGCAGATGTTTTTTTATTGGATTCAAGGGGTCGCCTGATAAAGGCTTCTACTAAAGGTGGAACACGCTCTGAACTGATCCAAACCATCTTAAATGCAGACACTTATTTTGTCAGAATCCTTCGTCGTAGTGGAACAACCCGCTATACACTTCAACTTAACTCTGCGGTTCTTGCTCCAAGCCCTAACCCAAATCCTACGCCAAGTCCTAGTCCTACACAGAATCCTACGCCAAGCCCAAGCCCAAGCCCAACATCAGCTTCTCAGAGAACGCAGGAATGGATTAGACAAATTCCTACAGATAACCCTGCTGCGGCAACGGCTGCTTTTAACTACTCGGGTGGGTTAGCCATTGACTCGTTTGGTAATACCTTTGTCAGCGGTTACTCTAACAGCCCGATCGCTGGAGGAAACCAAGCTGGTTTCGATGATGCCTGGTTCGCGAAGTATGACAATACCGGAAATCAACAATGGATTAGGCGTATTGCAACTAATACTAACGATTACATTCGAGGATTAAGCACAGATCCTGCTGGCAATATTTACCTGGCTGGATTGACGCTGCACAGTAGTTCTACAGGATCAGCTGGTTTTATCGCTAAATACGACACCAATGGTAATCAACTTTGGATTGATAACTCGTTGAGATCAAATACTCTAGGTGATATTCCTGAGGTCAGCGATATCGCGATCGATCGCTCTGGTAACTTATATATTACAGGAGTGACCGCTGGCTCTTTAGGAGGTACAAATCCTAGGAATTTTACGTTTGATGCTTGGGTAGCTAAATACGACAGCAATGGCAGCCGTCTTTGGATTCGTCAACTTGGTACGGCTGAATCTGAATCATCAACTAGTATTGCCGTAGATAGTTTGGGTAATGCTTATATTGGCGGCACAACGTCTGGCGTTCTAGGTACGTCCAACGCAGGTGGTTCAGGAGATGCCTGGTTTGCCAAATATGACACAAACGGCAGTTTGCAGTGGGTTCGCCAATTTGGAACTTCTGGAATTGGTAATGAAGCAGTCAGCGGTATTACTGTTGATAGTTCAGACAATGTTTATTTAACTGGCGATACGGCAGGTGCTCCTGGGCAACTCTGGGCTGAGAACAAACCATGGCTAGTTAAATACAATGCCAATGGTGATCGCTTGTGGTCTACTCAGTTTGGAACCTTTCTCACTGATTCTTCTGATATAGCTGTTGATGGAGGCAACAATATCTATACAGTAGGTAGAACTCAAAATGCTTTTGGTTCTTCGTCTGGTGGTTGGAATGCTTACTTTGCCAAGTTTGACAGCAATGGCGTTAATCAATGGGGCGAGATTTTAAGCACATCCTCAGAGGATCGGACAAGTGCTATAGCCCTTGATAGCTCGAACAACATTTATATGTCTGGTATCACAGGTGGTTCACTTGGTAGAACGAATCCACGTGAACCCGTTTGGGATGTTTGGGTTGCTAAGTACCGTCAGTAA